From Amycolatopsis sp. YIM 10, the proteins below share one genomic window:
- a CDS encoding STAS domain-containing protein, translating into MPTAGDVYITLRVHRSGVVIGSVTGDVDWLGAPTLGRFLAKRIAAREDFVLDLRGLGFLGAAGLATLLEAAGAAAEENVSWAMVTWGPVVNRVIVAIGVSTVLPTHPTLCEALADVQAGRKRLDRAPARTARRALFASSGWRPPPA; encoded by the coding sequence TTGCCAACGGCCGGAGACGTCTACATCACCCTCCGCGTCCACCGGAGCGGAGTGGTCATCGGCAGCGTGACCGGTGATGTCGACTGGCTCGGCGCACCCACGCTCGGCCGGTTCCTGGCCAAGCGCATCGCCGCCCGCGAAGACTTTGTGCTCGATCTGCGCGGGCTCGGCTTTCTCGGTGCGGCGGGCCTGGCGACGCTGCTGGAAGCGGCGGGCGCGGCCGCCGAGGAGAACGTTTCCTGGGCGATGGTGACCTGGGGACCGGTGGTGAACCGGGTGATCGTGGCGATCGGGGTGAGCACCGTGCTGCCGACCCACCCCACCCTGTGCGAAGCGCTCGCCGACGTCCAGGCCGGCCGGAAGCGGCTCGACCGCGCACCCGCCAGAACGGCACGGCGCGCGTTGTTCGCCAGTTCGGGCTGGCGCCCGCCACCCGCCTAA
- a CDS encoding alpha/beta fold hydrolase — translation MDFEEIVVRTERLDFPALAAGDGPVVVCWHGFPDHPATWEPLAERLVAAGRRVVAPYLRGFHPDTADELPYGGSLTFAADAAAVARALDPDGVDMIGHDIGAGAVGRVAAAWPETLRRGVTMAVPPPATLTAALHDPAQQKRLFYLWMFTVEGIAETVLQLDRRLIDYLWATWSPGLTMSPEHRERIHRMYGDERFIANSLEIYRANFDPSRHDPALVDFGGRSEGAAGKPLLVMAGADDGCIAVEHFEQANRGLAPGSDVAVLRNAGHFLHLEQPDEVAKRVLRWFDA, via the coding sequence ATGGACTTCGAGGAGATCGTGGTCAGGACCGAGCGACTCGACTTCCCCGCGCTGGCTGCCGGCGACGGGCCGGTGGTGGTGTGCTGGCACGGGTTCCCCGATCACCCGGCCACCTGGGAACCGCTGGCCGAGCGGCTGGTCGCTGCGGGCAGGCGGGTGGTCGCGCCGTACCTGCGCGGCTTCCACCCGGACACCGCGGACGAACTGCCCTACGGCGGCAGCCTCACCTTCGCCGCCGACGCCGCGGCCGTCGCCCGCGCGCTCGACCCGGACGGCGTGGACATGATCGGGCACGACATCGGCGCGGGCGCGGTGGGGCGGGTGGCCGCGGCGTGGCCGGAAACCCTGCGCCGCGGGGTGACGATGGCGGTGCCGCCGCCCGCGACGCTGACCGCCGCGCTGCACGACCCCGCGCAGCAGAAACGGCTGTTCTACCTGTGGATGTTCACCGTCGAGGGAATCGCCGAGACGGTGCTCCAGCTCGACCGACGGCTGATCGACTACCTGTGGGCCACCTGGTCGCCGGGACTGACCATGTCGCCGGAGCACCGCGAGCGCATCCACCGCATGTACGGCGACGAGCGCTTCATCGCGAACTCGCTGGAGATCTACCGGGCGAACTTCGACCCCAGCAGGCACGATCCGGCGCTGGTGGACTTCGGTGGCCGCAGCGAAGGCGCCGCGGGCAAGCCGTTGCTGGTGATGGCGGGCGCGGACGACGGCTGCATCGCCGTCGAGCACTTCGAGCAGGCGAACCGCGGTCTGGCTCCCGGCTCCGACGTGGCGGTTCTCCGCAACGCCGGGCATTTCCTGCACCTGGAGCAGCCGGACGAGGTGGCCAAGCGGGTGCTCCGCTGGTTCGACGCTTAG